From Rhinatrema bivittatum chromosome 5, aRhiBiv1.1, whole genome shotgun sequence, the proteins below share one genomic window:
- the PRNP gene encoding major prion protein, whose amino-acid sequence MGKTLLTWGIAVLLFVTCMDISQALKIKSGKSKSKSPSSNWGSWGNSNSGTNRHPSQSGGSWNNPGSNWNNWGQNNWGQNNPQGGRSSYNHKPGKPKPNIPLIAGAAVAGAAVGGLGGYALGHAIGRNQIFLDNDYERQYYNSHYNQFPSRVYRPSYSQQVQEDTFVNDCFQYSMTEYVSKPAQGQNTSEADAMETKVMERVIRQLCIAEYRSGAELLSCPPLLLCLLLAATLVIQ is encoded by the coding sequence ATGGGGAAAACACTGCTGACCTGGGGTATAGCGGTCCTACTTTTTGTGACGTGCATGGATATTTCCCAGGCTCTAAAGATCAAAAGCGGAAAGAGTAAGAGCAAGAGCCCTTCAAGCAACTGGGGCAGTTGGGGCAACTCAAACAGCGGGACTAACAGGCACCCCAGCCAGTCAGGGGGCAGCTGGAACAACCCCGGAAGCAACTGGAACAACTGGGGCCAAAACAACTGGGGCCAAAACAACCCCCAAGGAGGGAGAAGCAGCTACAATCACAAGCCAGGCAAACCCAAACCGAACATACCTTTGATAGCAGGAGCGGCCGTGGCAGGGGCGGCGGTCGGGGGCCTGGGGGGCTACGCTCTGGGACACGCCATAGGGAggaaccaaattttccttgacAATGATTATGAGCGGCAATACTACAACAGCCACTACAACCAGTTCCCCAGCCGCGTCTACCGGCCCTCGTACAGCCAGCAAGTCCAAGAGGACACCTTTGTCAACGACTGCTTCCAGTACTCCATGACCGAGTATGTGTCGAAACCCGCCCAGGGGCAGAACACGAGCGAGGCAGACGCCATGGAGACAAAGGTCATGGAGCGAGTCATCAGGCAGCTCTGCATCGCAGAATACCGGTCGGGGGCGGAGCTGCTCTCGTGcccacccctgctgctctgcctgctgctcGCCGCCACCCTCGTCATCCAGTGA